The proteins below come from a single Xyrauchen texanus isolate HMW12.3.18 chromosome 1, RBS_HiC_50CHRs, whole genome shotgun sequence genomic window:
- the LOC127620927 gene encoding nuclear receptor ROR-alpha B-like isoform X3, which yields MYLMITAMKAQIESIPCKICGDKSSGIHYGVITCEGCKGFFRRSQQGTVSYSCPRQKSCLIDRTSRNRCQHCRLQKCLAVGMSRDAVKFGRMSKKQRDSLFAEVQKHRQQQQEKVGGETLEGQDPQPPGEAEPLAPSNTLSTNGVTELADDLSGYVNGRSPEESKTDSAIGGFYLDIQPSPDQSGLDMDGIKLESVCDLSSDSGLDQYCCYGNGDTSSPGSDLEHLSENICKSHLETCQYLREELQPSNWQTVLQTDLDTYQKKSQEDMWQLCAVKVTEAVQYVVEFAKRIDGFMELCQNDQIVLLKAGSLEVVFVRMCRAYNSQNNTVYFDSRYAGPEVFKALGCDDLISSVFEFAKSLNTLQLSEDEIGLFSAYVLMSADRFWLQEKTRVDKLQQKIKLALQHLLQKNQRDEGILTKLVCKVSSVRMLCHRHLEKLSAFRALYPEMVHTRFPPLYKELFGSDFEQALPQEA from the exons CTCAGATTGAGAGTATTCCCTGTAAAATCTGTGGAGATAAATCATCAGGGATTCATTATGGTGTTATCACCTGTGAGGGATGCAAG gGTTTCTTCAGGAGGAGTCAGCAGGGCACTGTGTCATATTCTTGTCCTCGGCAGAAGAGCTGTCTGATTGACCGGACCAGCAGAAACCGCTGCCAGCACTGCCGCCTGCAGAAATGCTTAGCAGTGGGCATGTCAAGAGATG CTGTGAAGTTTGGCCGCATGTCTAAGAAGCAGAGGGACAGTCTGTTTGCAGAGGTGCAGAAACACCGTCAGCAGCAGCAGGAGAAAGTGGGTGGAGAAACCTTGGAAGGGCAGGACCCTCAACCTCCTGGAGAGGCAGAGCCACTTGCCCCCTCTAACACCCTTTCCACCAATGGGGTCACAGAGCTTGCTGATGACCTCAGTGGATATGTGAACGGTCGAAGCCCAGAGGAGAGCAAGACAGATTCAGCGATTGGTGGATTTTACCTGGACATTCAGCCCTCTCCAGATCAGTCAGGTCTAGACATGGACGGCATTAAACTAGAATCTGTGTGTGATCTCAGCTCAGACTCTGGACTTGATCAATATTGTTGCTATGGCAATGGAGACACTTCCTCCCCTGGCAGTGATCTAG AACATCTGTCAGAGAACATCTGCAAGTCTCACCTGGAAACGTGCCAGTATCTTAGAGAAGAGTTACAGCCCAGTAACTGGCAGACAGTCCTACAGACCGATCTGGACACTTACCAAAAGAAG TCTCAGGAGGACATGTGGCAGCTGTGTGCCGTTAAAGTTACTGAGGCTGTGCAGTATGTGGTTGAGTTCGCCAAGCGCATCGATGGATTCATGGAGCTCTGTCAGAATGATCAGATTGTGCTGCTCAAAGCAG GTTCTTTAGAGGTTGTGTTTGTGAGGATGTGTCGGGCATATAACTCTCAGAACAACACAGTCTATTTTGACAGCAGATATGCAGGGCCGGAGGTCTTCAAAGCACTTG GATGTGATGATCTTATCAGCTCTGTTTTTGAGTTTGCTAAGAGCCTGAACACTCTACAGCTTTCTGAAGATGAGATTGGCCTCTTTTCTGCATATGTGCTGATGTCCGCAG ATCGCTTTTGGCTACAGGAGAAGACCCGAGTGGACAAACTCCAACAGAAGATCAAACTCGCCCTGCAGCACTTACTGCAGAAGAACCAGAGGGATGAGGGAATTCTCACAAAG CTGGTCTGCAAAGTGTCCTCCGTCCGGATGTTATGCCATCGACACCTGGAGAAGCTGAGTGCATTCAGAGCCCTGTACCCAGAAATGGTCCACACACGCTTCCCTCCACTCTATAAAGAGCTGTTTGGCTCAGACTTTGAGCAGGCTCTGCCTCAGGAAGCCTGA
- the LOC127620927 gene encoding nuclear receptor ROR-alpha B-like isoform X4, giving the protein MYLMITAMKAQIESIPCKICGDKSSGIHYGVITCEGCKGFFRRSQQGTVSYSCPRQKSCLIDRTSRNRCQHCRLQKCLAVGMSRDAVKFGRMSKKQRDSLFAEVQKHRQQQQEKVGGETLEGQDPQPPGEAEPLAPSNTLSTNGVTELADDLSGYVNGRSPEESKTDSAIGGFYLDIQPSPDQSGLDMDGIKLESVCDLSSDSGLDQYCCYGNGDTSSPGSDLEHLSENICKSHLETCQYLREELQPSNWQTVLQTDLDTYQKKSQEDMWQLCAVKVTEAVQYVVEFAKRIDGFMELCQNDQIVLLKAGSLEVVFVRMCRAYNSQNNTVYFDSRYAGPEVFKALGCDDLISSVFEFAKSLNTLQLSEDEIGLFSAYVLMSADRFWLQEKTRVDKLQQKIKLALQHLLQKNQRDEGILTKLVCKVSSVRMLCHRHLEKLSAFRALYPEMVHTRFPPLYKELFGSDFEQALPQEPWFMLTAFSQSTSQSPATL; this is encoded by the exons CTCAGATTGAGAGTATTCCCTGTAAAATCTGTGGAGATAAATCATCAGGGATTCATTATGGTGTTATCACCTGTGAGGGATGCAAG gGTTTCTTCAGGAGGAGTCAGCAGGGCACTGTGTCATATTCTTGTCCTCGGCAGAAGAGCTGTCTGATTGACCGGACCAGCAGAAACCGCTGCCAGCACTGCCGCCTGCAGAAATGCTTAGCAGTGGGCATGTCAAGAGATG CTGTGAAGTTTGGCCGCATGTCTAAGAAGCAGAGGGACAGTCTGTTTGCAGAGGTGCAGAAACACCGTCAGCAGCAGCAGGAGAAAGTGGGTGGAGAAACCTTGGAAGGGCAGGACCCTCAACCTCCTGGAGAGGCAGAGCCACTTGCCCCCTCTAACACCCTTTCCACCAATGGGGTCACAGAGCTTGCTGATGACCTCAGTGGATATGTGAACGGTCGAAGCCCAGAGGAGAGCAAGACAGATTCAGCGATTGGTGGATTTTACCTGGACATTCAGCCCTCTCCAGATCAGTCAGGTCTAGACATGGACGGCATTAAACTAGAATCTGTGTGTGATCTCAGCTCAGACTCTGGACTTGATCAATATTGTTGCTATGGCAATGGAGACACTTCCTCCCCTGGCAGTGATCTAG AACATCTGTCAGAGAACATCTGCAAGTCTCACCTGGAAACGTGCCAGTATCTTAGAGAAGAGTTACAGCCCAGTAACTGGCAGACAGTCCTACAGACCGATCTGGACACTTACCAAAAGAAG TCTCAGGAGGACATGTGGCAGCTGTGTGCCGTTAAAGTTACTGAGGCTGTGCAGTATGTGGTTGAGTTCGCCAAGCGCATCGATGGATTCATGGAGCTCTGTCAGAATGATCAGATTGTGCTGCTCAAAGCAG GTTCTTTAGAGGTTGTGTTTGTGAGGATGTGTCGGGCATATAACTCTCAGAACAACACAGTCTATTTTGACAGCAGATATGCAGGGCCGGAGGTCTTCAAAGCACTTG GATGTGATGATCTTATCAGCTCTGTTTTTGAGTTTGCTAAGAGCCTGAACACTCTACAGCTTTCTGAAGATGAGATTGGCCTCTTTTCTGCATATGTGCTGATGTCCGCAG ATCGCTTTTGGCTACAGGAGAAGACCCGAGTGGACAAACTCCAACAGAAGATCAAACTCGCCCTGCAGCACTTACTGCAGAAGAACCAGAGGGATGAGGGAATTCTCACAAAG CTGGTCTGCAAAGTGTCCTCCGTCCGGATGTTATGCCATCGACACCTGGAGAAGCTGAGTGCATTCAGAGCCCTGTACCCAGAAATGGTCCACACACGCTTCCCTCCACTCTATAAAGAGCTGTTTGGCTCAGACTTTGAGCAGGCTCTGCCTCAGGAA CCTTGGTTCATGTTAACTGCATTCTCCCAAAGCACTTCTCAGAGTCCTGCTACACTTTGA
- the LOC127620927 gene encoding nuclear receptor ROR-alpha B-like isoform X2 → MESSPVSVTEPGKSACEAGNSVEDSPVKPDSKAETDKPALVRRQSCSSTNKAQIESIPCKICGDKSSGIHYGVITCEGCKGFFRRSQQGTVSYSCPRQKSCLIDRTSRNRCQHCRLQKCLAVGMSRDAVKFGRMSKKQRDSLFAEVQKHRQQQQEKVGGETLEGQDPQPPGEAEPLAPSNTLSTNGVTELADDLSGYVNGRSPEESKTDSAIGGFYLDIQPSPDQSGLDMDGIKLESVCDLSSDSGLDQYCCYGNGDTSSPGSDLEHLSENICKSHLETCQYLREELQPSNWQTVLQTDLDTYQKKSQEDMWQLCAVKVTEAVQYVVEFAKRIDGFMELCQNDQIVLLKAGSLEVVFVRMCRAYNSQNNTVYFDSRYAGPEVFKALGCDDLISSVFEFAKSLNTLQLSEDEIGLFSAYVLMSADRFWLQEKTRVDKLQQKIKLALQHLLQKNQRDEGILTKLVCKVSSVRMLCHRHLEKLSAFRALYPEMVHTRFPPLYKELFGSDFEQALPQEA, encoded by the exons CTCAGATTGAGAGTATTCCCTGTAAAATCTGTGGAGATAAATCATCAGGGATTCATTATGGTGTTATCACCTGTGAGGGATGCAAG gGTTTCTTCAGGAGGAGTCAGCAGGGCACTGTGTCATATTCTTGTCCTCGGCAGAAGAGCTGTCTGATTGACCGGACCAGCAGAAACCGCTGCCAGCACTGCCGCCTGCAGAAATGCTTAGCAGTGGGCATGTCAAGAGATG CTGTGAAGTTTGGCCGCATGTCTAAGAAGCAGAGGGACAGTCTGTTTGCAGAGGTGCAGAAACACCGTCAGCAGCAGCAGGAGAAAGTGGGTGGAGAAACCTTGGAAGGGCAGGACCCTCAACCTCCTGGAGAGGCAGAGCCACTTGCCCCCTCTAACACCCTTTCCACCAATGGGGTCACAGAGCTTGCTGATGACCTCAGTGGATATGTGAACGGTCGAAGCCCAGAGGAGAGCAAGACAGATTCAGCGATTGGTGGATTTTACCTGGACATTCAGCCCTCTCCAGATCAGTCAGGTCTAGACATGGACGGCATTAAACTAGAATCTGTGTGTGATCTCAGCTCAGACTCTGGACTTGATCAATATTGTTGCTATGGCAATGGAGACACTTCCTCCCCTGGCAGTGATCTAG AACATCTGTCAGAGAACATCTGCAAGTCTCACCTGGAAACGTGCCAGTATCTTAGAGAAGAGTTACAGCCCAGTAACTGGCAGACAGTCCTACAGACCGATCTGGACACTTACCAAAAGAAG TCTCAGGAGGACATGTGGCAGCTGTGTGCCGTTAAAGTTACTGAGGCTGTGCAGTATGTGGTTGAGTTCGCCAAGCGCATCGATGGATTCATGGAGCTCTGTCAGAATGATCAGATTGTGCTGCTCAAAGCAG GTTCTTTAGAGGTTGTGTTTGTGAGGATGTGTCGGGCATATAACTCTCAGAACAACACAGTCTATTTTGACAGCAGATATGCAGGGCCGGAGGTCTTCAAAGCACTTG GATGTGATGATCTTATCAGCTCTGTTTTTGAGTTTGCTAAGAGCCTGAACACTCTACAGCTTTCTGAAGATGAGATTGGCCTCTTTTCTGCATATGTGCTGATGTCCGCAG ATCGCTTTTGGCTACAGGAGAAGACCCGAGTGGACAAACTCCAACAGAAGATCAAACTCGCCCTGCAGCACTTACTGCAGAAGAACCAGAGGGATGAGGGAATTCTCACAAAG CTGGTCTGCAAAGTGTCCTCCGTCCGGATGTTATGCCATCGACACCTGGAGAAGCTGAGTGCATTCAGAGCCCTGTACCCAGAAATGGTCCACACACGCTTCCCTCCACTCTATAAAGAGCTGTTTGGCTCAGACTTTGAGCAGGCTCTGCCTCAGGAAGCCTGA